In Paenibacillus sp. J23TS9, a single genomic region encodes these proteins:
- a CDS encoding GTP-binding protein → MSKQTTTPIYILSGFLGSGKTTLLQQLVSYWQEQGMLPAVIMNEVGDVNLDGLLVKEQVPMTEMLSGCICCSIRGDLSMEIAGLIQREAPDVIVVEATGIANPMEILDGVTEAALYLKIDLKGVITVVDSAHLLDLYRNQKGKTFRLMQEQIRSASCLILNKTDRVSAEEQELLSSVISRWNEFAPVLPSVRCEVDITKVLESLGDSSLDIAALRFDVHDQVAGSGQTTLEHDHDSSHQHTHHDHVMVYTHYLNGPVDSGEFESFIANLPREVYRAKGVLTFSDTASRFLFQYAFREPDFLGIRPQGEVPDVVVFIGEHFSKSAIEEGMRAMELR, encoded by the coding sequence ATGTCGAAGCAAACAACAACACCCATTTACATACTTTCCGGTTTCCTGGGAAGCGGAAAGACAACCTTACTGCAGCAGTTAGTATCTTACTGGCAGGAGCAGGGGATGCTTCCGGCTGTTATCATGAATGAAGTCGGCGATGTTAATCTGGACGGTCTGCTTGTTAAAGAGCAGGTGCCTATGACGGAAATGCTTAGCGGCTGCATCTGCTGCTCGATTCGCGGGGATCTCAGTATGGAGATTGCCGGATTAATTCAAAGAGAAGCGCCCGATGTCATTGTCGTTGAAGCAACGGGAATTGCGAATCCCATGGAGATTTTAGATGGAGTTACCGAAGCTGCCCTCTATCTTAAAATCGATCTTAAGGGAGTTATAACGGTTGTGGATTCTGCCCACTTACTCGATTTATACCGGAATCAGAAGGGGAAAACGTTCCGGTTAATGCAGGAACAAATACGCTCGGCCTCCTGCCTGATTCTGAATAAGACAGACCGGGTTAGCGCGGAAGAACAAGAGCTCCTGTCTTCCGTTATTTCCCGCTGGAACGAATTTGCTCCCGTTCTTCCTTCTGTCCGTTGTGAAGTGGATATCACCAAGGTTCTTGAATCGTTAGGAGATAGTTCCCTGGACATTGCCGCCCTGCGGTTCGATGTCCATGATCAGGTTGCCGGCAGCGGACAGACGACTCTTGAACATGATCATGATTCATCGCATCAACATACACATCATGATCATGTCATGGTTTATACGCATTATTTAAATGGTCCTGTAGACAGCGGGGAATTCGAGAGCTTTATTGCCAATCTTCCGCGTGAGGTTTACCGTGCGAAGGGTGTTTTGACCTTTAGCGATACAGCAAGCCGCTTTCTGTTTCAATATGCGTTCCGTGAACCGGATTTCCTAGGGATCAGACCACAAGGAGAAGTTCCGGATGTTGTCGTTTTTATCGGAGAGCATTTCTCAAAGTCGGCAATAGAAGAGGGTATGAGGGCGATGGAGCTGCGCTGA
- a CDS encoding OPT family oligopeptide transporter, which yields MNAKEHKKSESFVPYIPASKSLPELTLLSIILGIILAVVFAAANAYLGLKIGLTVSASIPAAVISLGVLRGIFKRKSILENNIVQTMTTAGEAVAAGAIFTIPALYMWNQVPHMSTVSFIVLVGGFLGVAMMIPLRRLLIVNEHETLPYPEGTACAEVLISGETGGKSAKMVVFGFLAGGLVKALGDGFKFFKTEIETGIYKFKNSLIGMDTYPALLGVGYIIGPRISGQMLAGGILAWLVLIPMIGFFGAGDASVLPPGDKPIPGLDPWGIWEGYIRYIGAGAVAAGGIITLVKSLPMLFSSLAATLSGLRRKDHEKVTLDRTHFDIPGFWVTIMIALLVIVIAFAPLTDVGIIGAIAIAIFGFLFVTVASRIVGLVGSSSSPVSGMTIATLLIVTIIFKLTGMTGMTGMIAALTVGAIVCVALAVAGDISQDLKTGYLVGGTPWKQQVAMMIGVLVSGLVIGFILSVLNESYGLGSEDLPAPKAVLMRLIVEGIMSGNLPWDLIFIGVASAVVFEFLGLNSLTVAVGIYLPIHVSTPIMVGGIVRWFVEWRSRKNEALLKRRVETGTLLASGLIAGESLIGVIIAILIWLNVPIPGKVLIENNWLPFIIFMLVVIMLTWMSMGRKNKSVITKREV from the coding sequence ATGAACGCAAAAGAGCATAAGAAATCCGAATCATTTGTACCGTACATACCAGCATCCAAGTCGCTTCCAGAGTTAACCTTGCTATCTATCATTTTGGGGATTATTCTCGCAGTGGTGTTTGCAGCAGCCAACGCGTATCTCGGACTTAAAATCGGATTGACTGTCAGCGCCTCCATTCCTGCAGCCGTTATTTCCCTCGGTGTGCTGAGAGGAATATTCAAGCGTAAATCCATCTTGGAAAACAATATTGTCCAGACGATGACTACTGCGGGTGAGGCGGTAGCGGCAGGGGCAATTTTTACAATTCCAGCGCTGTATATGTGGAACCAGGTTCCGCATATGAGTACAGTCAGCTTTATTGTTCTGGTGGGCGGGTTTCTGGGTGTGGCCATGATGATCCCGCTCCGCCGACTTTTGATCGTAAATGAACATGAAACACTGCCATACCCGGAAGGAACGGCGTGCGCAGAAGTGCTGATATCCGGTGAAACCGGAGGGAAAAGCGCCAAGATGGTCGTGTTCGGATTTCTAGCCGGCGGCTTGGTTAAGGCCCTTGGAGACGGATTCAAATTTTTCAAAACAGAAATTGAAACCGGTATCTACAAGTTTAAAAATTCATTGATTGGTATGGATACTTACCCGGCACTGCTTGGTGTGGGCTATATCATCGGGCCGCGGATTTCAGGACAAATGCTGGCCGGCGGTATTTTGGCATGGCTGGTCCTGATACCGATGATCGGCTTTTTCGGAGCAGGTGATGCTTCCGTGCTTCCGCCTGGAGACAAGCCTATTCCGGGACTGGATCCATGGGGAATATGGGAAGGTTATATTCGTTATATTGGTGCCGGAGCAGTCGCTGCCGGTGGCATTATCACCTTGGTCAAATCACTGCCTATGCTATTCAGCTCGCTGGCTGCTACACTCTCAGGCTTGAGAAGAAAAGATCATGAAAAGGTAACCCTCGATCGTACCCATTTTGATATCCCAGGTTTTTGGGTGACCATTATGATCGCTTTGCTTGTCATCGTCATTGCTTTTGCCCCATTAACGGATGTGGGTATTATCGGCGCTATTGCGATTGCCATATTCGGCTTCTTGTTTGTTACGGTCGCTTCACGGATTGTCGGGCTGGTTGGAAGCTCATCATCACCGGTATCCGGAATGACGATCGCAACGCTGTTGATTGTCACGATTATATTCAAATTGACCGGCATGACAGGTATGACCGGCATGATTGCGGCATTAACCGTTGGAGCCATCGTGTGTGTGGCGCTTGCAGTAGCGGGAGATATTTCCCAGGATCTGAAGACTGGATATTTGGTCGGCGGAACACCTTGGAAGCAGCAGGTAGCCATGATGATCGGTGTTTTGGTAAGCGGACTAGTCATCGGGTTCATTCTGTCTGTTCTGAATGAAAGCTACGGACTGGGTTCCGAAGATCTGCCGGCTCCGAAAGCAGTACTCATGCGGTTGATCGTTGAAGGGATTATGTCCGGCAACCTGCCGTGGGATCTGATTTTTATCGGAGTTGCTTCGGCTGTAGTCTTTGAATTTTTGGGCCTGAATTCATTAACGGTAGCCGTAGGCATTTATCTGCCGATTCATGTCAGTACGCCTATTATGGTAGGCGGGATTGTGCGCTGGTTTGTAGAATGGCGTTCACGCAAAAATGAAGCACTGCTCAAAAGACGGGTGGAAACTGGTACTTTGCTTGCATCCGGACTTATTGCGGGCGAGTCGTTGATTGGCGTCATTATCGCGATTCTCATATGGCTTAACGTACCGATTCCAGGTAAAGTACTGATTGAGAACAATTGGCTGCCATTTATTATTTTCATGCTTGTCGTTATCATGCTTACCTGGATGTCGATGGGGCGGAAGAACAAGTCCGTGATTACCAAGCGGGAGGTGTAG
- a CDS encoding molybdenum cofactor biosynthesis protein B, translating into MKSVDQHRSEAPETVSCMIVTVSDTRTPETDSGGQLITSLLEEAGHRIAGYEIVKDDYEGIRELIHEATSSPDVEAVILTGGTGISPRDTTYEAVSSLLDKQLPGFGEIFRYLSFTEDIGAAAILSRAIAGTSGGKAVFSIPGSTGAVKLAMERIIVPELGHVMREIYKKE; encoded by the coding sequence ATGAAATCAGTAGACCAGCACCGCAGTGAAGCACCGGAGACCGTTTCCTGTATGATTGTTACCGTGTCGGATACACGCACTCCGGAGACCGATTCCGGGGGACAATTGATTACATCCCTTTTGGAAGAGGCGGGGCACCGAATTGCGGGCTATGAAATCGTTAAAGACGATTATGAAGGAATACGCGAGCTTATTCATGAAGCAACGAGCAGCCCGGATGTGGAGGCTGTTATTTTAACGGGAGGCACCGGAATTTCACCACGGGATACCACATATGAAGCCGTTTCCTCCCTGCTGGATAAGCAGCTTCCGGGTTTTGGAGAAATCTTCAGATACCTCAGCTTTACAGAAGATATCGGAGCTGCAGCCATTCTTAGCCGGGCCATTGCAGGAACTTCCGGTGGTAAGGCTGTATTCTCCATTCCAGGCTCTACCGGGGCCGTTAAACTGGCCATGGAACGGATTATTGTTCCGGAACTGGGTCATGTCATGAGAGAAATATATAAAAAAGAATAA
- a CDS encoding four-helix bundle copper-binding protein yields the protein MNQDLHYKDCIEACLQCMNACNVCYVSSLKEYDLAMLRECIRLDRECADICDFAAQSMIRQSPFVHEICELCVKACEACAEECGKHEHQHCKECAEACRRCADACRQMLATA from the coding sequence ATGAACCAGGATTTGCATTATAAAGATTGTATCGAGGCCTGCCTGCAATGCATGAATGCTTGTAATGTCTGCTATGTTTCTAGCCTGAAGGAATATGACTTGGCTATGCTGCGTGAATGCATTCGTCTTGATCGAGAATGTGCGGATATTTGTGATTTTGCTGCACAATCGATGATCCGTCAAAGTCCGTTTGTCCATGAAATTTGCGAATTATGTGTGAAAGCATGTGAAGCATGTGCCGAGGAATGCGGCAAACATGAACATCAGCACTGCAAGGAATGTGCGGAAGCATGTCGCAGATGCGCTGATGCATGCCGTCAAATGTTGGCAACGGCTTAA